Within Lolium rigidum isolate FL_2022 chromosome 5, APGP_CSIRO_Lrig_0.1, whole genome shotgun sequence, the genomic segment TGTGGGACTCTGATGATTTCACAAGGAACTTTCATGTTCTCGCGTGCTTGCTGTGCGCCTTTGTAATTCATCCAATCATCATGGCCATATATGAAAGTAGTTGGCACTTTCCAATCGGAAGCACTGTTGCAAGTTACGGGACAGTGAGAAATCATCATAGATATATTCACTGCTTCACGCAGCGTAAAATCAGTGTCGTGTGTGTGTTTGTTGCCTCatatgtattacaaatatggaTGAACACTGATTGTATAGTTCATTAGTTATCCACTAATACTCTGTTGAAGTCAGAGTGGAAGTTCGACACGGAACTCTTCCACAAAAAGATTGTATCAAGTAAAGTAATTTCCCAACAGGGGCAGTTTCTGTGCAGAGAAAGAGAAATGTGATGCAATGGAGTAAAACTAGTGCCTAGTTCAACTGCATCAGCTTGGTGCTAAATCCTTATCAAGCAAAAAGCATGTGAAGAATATTTTCAACTTTCCAAGCTATAATCAGGTAAAAGAGCGGATCTGGGATCAATGATATTACAAAACTGATAGTATCAGAATATATGAGAGAATTGCAGTCAAATGTTCAACTATTCGATATGGATCACCCATGCTAGAGTTGCATCATGTTCAATCTAACCATAGGTATATCTGAACATAACAAAGAATTTAAAGATAAAATGAGATTATCAACTGTGCCGTGGAAGAACATGAGTTAAAAATATTAGCCTGTCTGCACGAGACTTGGACGCCAACAATCAATGAAAACGAATTTTGCTAAGCTAGTTGAGCCCACATATCCATTTTTCACCTTTTTAAtacaattgtttttggcaattggGTGCAGGTGCAGCTAGTTGCAAACTTTCATTTTCCATCATCCTATCTAGAAAGTAATGAATTGTAGTTTCTCTCACTAGAAAAGAGAACCAACAGCTCTAAGTAAACATATACAAACTGTTATCTTATACAATTAATGATTAATGAGAATCATAACTAATGCAAATGCTGTTAAGATTTAAGATGACCAGGATTTTTTTTGTAGAAACTAAGCACATAGAGAGAGGAGCTGACCTGTGCAGAAGAGGTTTCTTTGCAAAAGCCCCAAAGGAAAAAATATACTTTAAGCATAGCTCTCCACTAGCTTTTGCAGCTAGAGTGTGGTAAATATAATCTTCATACACGAAAAGAAACAATAAGGTTCAGCTGCAAGCATCATTTAAGAATATGGACTTATTACTGATATAATGTAACAACAAATGTTTACCTGTCAGCAAGCTGGACTCATGATCTGTTAGTAATTCACCCATTGAATGTGAGCCAAATCTAGCTGTCGTATATCTCCGTACTAAATCTGGGCCCCAAGGACCCAATCCTCTGTTTAAGAAAAACAAACGGATGTGAGGACTCAGGACAAAAGGTATTAAGAGTACGTTAGGAACAAAACAACCACCCAAATGTTTTCACTAAAAAAATCACAGCAGAAATCTCAATGCTTCCGCACTAGAGCAGTTCTGTACTCAAAATTGAACATCCTGCTCACCTACTTTGTTAGAAGGAGAAATGAAGCCCTTCCATCAGTTTTATCTGACTGAAGAATGGCGTGACTACTATAAATGCCCAGTTTTAAGTTGTAACTGCCAATTCAGAGCATATGATGCCTCTGTGACGTATAAGGAAGTTTCAAAAGGAATTTGACTCTATTTATGTTAATTTGTACTACTTTGCACATCTGGAGTATAAATTGGTAGTGTTCCATTTGAAAGAATTGCAGCTTCTTTTTGGAACTTCCATTCACTTTGCGTAAAACAACCTTACTAGCAGGTTTCCCATGATATGGTTGTCAAGGCTACCATAAATGATTGCCGCGAAACACTTCGATCAGTTAACATGGGCAGATGTGGCAGATTTCTCTACTACCTACAGTATTCAAATTTAATTACAAGTGCCTGATTGCTCCTAATTGTGAAGTGGCTTCCATTAccacctttcttttttcatattgtAGCTAAAATGAAAATACAAACAGAAGAAGCCCTTGACTTACCTCACTATTCTCTGAGGAGTAAAATTGGACTCCCAGAGATGGTTCGCTAGCATGCCTTTCCATGTTGCTCGAAACTTGGTTAACCACTCAGAGCTTTGATCTGTTTCTGATGAAAAGCCAGCAGAACCAACCAAAATCAAGTGTTGCACATGTTCAGGATGCTGAAATGAAACATATAAAGTTTAGTACAATCATAGGCACTGGCGGGGTATCTTCACTTGCTAAATGTATAATGTATATTACCTTTAAGGCATACTTTGCCGCAACGTATCCCCCAAAAGAATGACCAAGCAATATAAAATTACTAAGGTTCTTCGCTTTGCGCCATTCCTCAAAAGAATCTATGAACCAAGCCTCAGTTTCTGTTTACAAAGTTGACCAACGGAAACTTGTTACTCATTCTTGCAAAAAAGTGCATGTACCAAAAACTAAATCAAAAAAGCAATATCATGGAGTAAACCTATGTAGGTTTCCCAAAGCAGCAACAGTTCACAGGATCACCCAGAAATCAAAAGGATGGGAGCATTTTAAGATGGTTCACCATAAAACTATATTCCATGTCATGCTAAACATGAACAACATAAGGAATAGTGGCAACTTAAGATCACCAATAGCATAATAAAGTATCTAACAGCATTTTACGAAGTCATGCAACAAATAAAATTTCTGTATCTAACCTTCAGTACTTTTACAGGTGAAGTCAGGTCTGCTTGATCCACCCCAACTGCAAAAGGGAAGGCAGAAATTCAACATATGCAAAGAAAAGTAACTAAAAAAAGCATGGGTTGTCATCCATGCCACGTTTCTGTAACAGTAAGTAAACAATTCATGTATCATCAGGCTAACTTTCACTATCTTTAGTGAGGTGAGGTGGATATTTACCGCGAATGTCATATAGGTtgtattctctttctaggtaaaCACTTCATGTATCATCAGGCTAACTTTCACTATCTTTAGTGAGGTGAGGTGGATATTTACCGCGAATGTCATATAGGTTGTATTCTCTTTCTAGGTTCATAGATCacataaaaatagaaaaatgtaGTAGGGAGAAAGGTTAACAAATAAGCAATTGAGTCTACTTCTTAACTAACACTCTATGATAACATTTAAATTCTAAGATAATCTACACTAACAATTCTCTTTCTTTACCTAAATTACTAAGATGAACAACATCAACACTCATAGTGGTGAGCAATCACAATAAGATATGTGGCATGGCAACAAGTCAGGAATCATATCCTAACTGTaggttttttctttctttacgtAAATACTATAATGCACAAAATTCTTCAGATCAATGTCCGTATCGGCGACTGTTGTAGCAATTGAGAAACATTGAGCACAGGAATAACTAATTAAACTCCACATTGAGAAATATAAGTCACAATGCAGTCTTTTATTTGTCTTAAAGCTTACCCCAGCTGATCAATGGCAATCACCCGGAAACGACTTGCAAGGGCATCAAAGTTCCGAAAGAAGAACCCCTGCGAAGCGCCATAACCATGGACCATGACAAGGGTGGGAGCATTGTCCTTGCTATCGAACGTCACCGTATTTATGAACCTAGGCTCATCGCTTGATGACCCGAACCACCTCACTTTCGAGCCAGGTGGAGCCGATCCAATGCTAACTGATTCTTGAACATACCCAGTTCTGTAAATGAAAATAGATAGATACATCACATGCCAGAACAACGAACAGAACTCTTTCTAAAACACATCAAACGGAGACCTACTAAAAGACAACTAGGAGCAAAACCTGGAACGTGAAGCCCCGTGTCAACAACATAATACAATTATATATCTTTGACTGAACACGTATCATTATCCATTAGGGGTCTTAAGGTACGGGATGGGAAAAAATTAAGTTTTAAATGCTTCCTTGCATAAGTCAGAACAGTGGCATGGATGGGTAGATTGAGAACAAATGGACAAAACCAAATGAACAAAATCGAACAAACGGTCATGGACTTGCATATATACAGAATGGACACGTGTAATCCTTCCGAAGTAGCACTATCGGATACGGCATGGTTTATATCGCTGCATGAACCTACCCGGCAGGGTGTTCCACAATCGAGCCGCTAAAATTAAGTAAAATCCAGGCTTTGTGATCCCAAAGTGACCCACTATTCTCTTTGATGGCCATCCCATGTATAAAGGCAGAAACTTCCTATCACAATTGGGTCTGGAATCAGTACTCGGCGACTTAGTTATTACCCATCAGCAGCTCAGCTGCACTGCCATGGTCACAAACACAGAACAGAGTACAGACAGCTGCAGCTCTCACCTGACGCTCCCAGCCAGTCATTGTGAGAGGGAATGCGCAAATTAAGCCATGTATGTAAAAGTGCAAGTTCAAAATCCCCAAATTTGAGCTACAGCGAGGAACTCAATCTGGTCTTCGCGATTGCAGACACGGAGGCAGCTAATCGGTACACCTAATACTCGTCGAGCCAATTCGAAAGCTAAAGCAGCAATCTTTGCGATTTCTTCCTCAAGGGGATTCAGAGACGGAGGAAAATTAGCTGGAGCTGGAGCGGGGAGCGGGGGGAGAGGGGAGGTACTTGAGCACGGAGAGGAGCCGCTTCTCGGCGGCGATGATGCGGTCGGTGGAGGTGGGGATCCAGCgcagcgcggacggccacgcccgCGCCCACCTGGACCCCGCGGGCGCCGGCACGGACGcggacgccgcctcggccgccgtggccgccgcggACGCCTGCCTGACCTCCTCGGCCGCTGCCATCCTAGTCGTGGTCGCGGCGGCGGCagtggaggcggcgcggcgcaTGCGAGGGATTCTGCCCGCGGCTCTGGACTCTGGTGAAGAGATTGGTAGTAGGAGTAGTTGATTCTGTTGGATTCGTTCCGgaggggcgggggcgggggcgggggcggtggATGACGGACGCACGGCGAGATCGGGGAGTTCTTATTCGGAGGGCGCGCCCCGACCGCACGTTGTGGCGCGCGAGGCCTGCCTACGTAATGGCTTGCGTGTGCGTGCCGACGCCTATGGACTGCAGCGCAAGCAAAGCAAAGCAAAGCAATGGCCGTTGACCCTGATCGCGCCTTCGGGGAAATCCGGTTGGTCTCTCTGTGGCTTGCGTCTGTGCTGACGGCACCGGCAGCCGGGGGACATCCCGGGGCAAGGAAACCCGGAATGACACGAACGACTACCTGGGCCACCTCGCCTAGCCGGACGACATGAACGACGAGGAGGCGACGA encodes:
- the LOC124651875 gene encoding probable 1-acylglycerol-3-phosphate O-acyltransferase; translated protein: MRRAASTAAAATTTRMAAAEEVRQASAAATAAEAASASVPAPAGSRWARAWPSALRWIPTSTDRIIAAEKRLLSVLKTGYVQESVSIGSAPPGSKVRWFGSSSDEPRFINTVTFDSKDNAPTLVMVHGYGASQGFFFRNFDALASRFRVIAIDQLGWGGSSRPDFTCKSTEETEAWFIDSFEEWRKAKNLSNFILLGHSFGGYVAAKYALKHPEHVQHLILVGSAGFSSETDQSSEWLTKFRATWKGMLANHLWESNFTPQRIVRGLGPWGPDLVRRYTTARFGSHSMGELLTDHESSLLTDYIYHTLAAKASGELCLKYIFSFGAFAKKPLLHSASDWKVPTTFIYGHDDWMNYKGAQQARENMKVPCEIIRVPQGGHFVFIDNPVGFHSAIFYACRKFLSEGAEEGLALPDGLISA